The Changchengzhania lutea genomic sequence GCCATCGTCATGGGCGTGCCTTCATCTAAGACTTTTTCGTTATTGTGGGTAAGTTTACTGCCGTCAAAAACAATAATCATCCCAGAACCTATAACCGTGCAATTGTTACCATTTTTAATGATCAGCCCCGTATCTTCTGCCAATCCAATACCAATAAGATTGGGGAATTTTGCCACTGCTTCAGATTGTCTGCCAAAACGTCCTCTCCTTATAAAATGAGTGTCTATGATTAATTCAGGAATAAAGCCCAAACCTTTGTACATACTTACGGCGCCTTTGATAAAAGCTTCTTTTGGGCTGCCACCAGAAATCATTTCATGGGTCATAGCCATGGCACCCGCACTGGTGCCCGCAATCACAAAACCAGTTTCGTTTTTATAGCGATCTAATAAAATAGTATGAATGGTGGTGGTGCCTATAAAATTGGTGATTTTAGATTGATTACCACCAGAGAACATCACGCAATCGGCATTTTTAATTAAAGCAATAGCATCCTCTTTTTCTGCATCTTCTTGACTTCGAATATCCAAAATGGTAACATTGTTACATCCTAAGGTATTAAAAGCCGTTAAATAATTCTTTCCTATTTCAACAGGGATACTGGATGCTGTTGGTATAACCACAATTTTGGCATCATGCCCGCCAGCTTCTTCTACAACGTAAGCGAGTATCCCTTCGTCAATAAAGTCTAGGGTATACATTTCGTTTTCTACAATGCCTTTATCTTCATTTCCTCCAATAGGAATTAGGGTTCCTTTTATCATCGACATACAATCTCTATCTTGAATTTAATTTAGAGGCAAAAATAAGTTAAATTTTTAACGAAAATGCATATATTTATAATCTTTCCTTTTTAATAATCTTAAAAAAATCAATATGAAAATCATCGATATCAATGCCATGAGAGGCCCTAATTACTGGTCTGTTAGACGTCACAAACTAATCGTTATGGTATTGGATTTGGAAGCTATGGAAGCTTACCCAACGAATAAAGTGCCAGGATTTAGTGATCGTCTAAAAGCCATGTTTCCTAGCATGTATGCACATCGATGTTCTGAAGGTTGCGAAGGTGGTTTTTTTATGCGGGTAGATGAAGGTACCTGGATGGGTCATGTTATAGAACATATTGCTTTGGAAATCCAGAGTCTTGCAGGCATGGATACAGGATTTGGTCGAACTAGGGGTTATGGTGAAGAAGGGGTCTATAATGTGGTGTTTTCGTATATCGAAGAAAGTGTAGGGCGTTATGCTGCTGAGGTATCTGTTAAAATATGTGAAGCTTTAATTGCGGCTAAAGAATATGACCTTGATTACGATATACAACATATGCGTGAACTCCGTGAATCTGAACGTTTAGGGCCAAGTACTGGGTCTATTGTAGAAGAAGCCGACAGTAGAGGCATTCCGTGGATTCGATTAAATAAATATTCCTTGTGCCAATTAGGTTATGGTGCCAATCAAAAACGCATTCAGGCCACAGTAACTAGTGAAACCAGTAGTATAGGTGTGGAATTAGCCTGTGATAAGGAGGATACAAAATACTTATTGGAACAAGCCGAAGTAGAAGTTCCCCGAGGTGATATTATTAGTAAAGAGAGCAGTCTTGAAGATGCTTGCAGATATGTTGGTTTCCCTTTGGTAATAAAACCTATTGATGGGAATCACGGTCGAGGGATCACTGTAGATGTTCAAAATTATGAGGATGCTTTGGTTGGCTTTCATGCCGCTAGGGAAGTGTCTAGACGAGTTATTGTTGAAAAATATATTACTGGCGAAGATTATAGGCTATTGGTTATTAATAATAGGTTAGTTGCTGCGGCAAAACGAACACCAGCACATGTTGTTGGGGATGGTGAATCTACTGTAGAGCAATTGATTGATCGCATTAATAGAGATCCCCGAAGAGGGTATGGGCATGAAAAGGAACTTACTCAAATCACCATAAACGATTTAACAAAAACCATTATTGCTGATGCGGGTTATGCTTTGGATTCGGTTTTAGAAAAAGATGAAAAACTAATTTTAAAAGACACAGCCAATTTAAGCACAGGAGGAACGGCGGAAGATGTGACCGATATTCTACATCCGGCTAATGTCTCCATGGCAGAGCGTATTTCAAAAATCATAGATTTAGATATTTGTGGTATAGATGTCATGACCACAGATATTACACAACCCTTGTCTGAAACTGGTGGTGCTATTTTAGAAGTGAATGCGGGCCCTGGGTTTAGAATGCACTTAGCACCAACCACGGGTTTGCCGCGTAATGTGGCAGCACCTGTTATCGATAAATTATTTCCTCAAGGTAATACAGGCAGAATTCCCATTGTTGCCATTACAGGAACTAACGGAAAAACCACAACCTCACGATTAATAGCCCACATTGCAAAAATGAAAGGCTATCGGGTGGGCTACACGACAAGCGATGGGGTTTACATTCAAAACCGTTTGCTCATGAAAGGCGATTGCACAGGACCATCCAGTGCAGAGTTTGTTTTAAAAGATCCTACAGTAAATTTTGCCGTTTTAGAATGTGCGCGCGGTGGTTTGCTTCGTGCCGGACTTGGGTTTTCGCATTGCGATGTTGGTATTGTTACCAATGTTGCCGCCGATCATTTGGGGTTAAAGGGGATTCACACCGTAGGGCAATTAGCCAAAGTGAAAGGGGTTATTCCTGAAACAGTTTTGCCTAGTGGTTATGCGATTTTAAATGCCGATGATGATTTGGTTTACGATATGAGACGTTCCCTAGAGTGCAACGTCGCTTTGTTTTCTATGGATGAAGAGAATCCAAGAATAAAAGCCATGCAGCGATTAAATGGGGTTACGGCTGTGTTTGAAAATGGTTATGTCACCATTTGTCGTGGACAATGGAAAATGAGGATTATGAAAGTTGAAAATATTCCATTGACTTATGGTGGTAAAGCAACCTTTATGATTCAAAATGTATTAGCGGCAATTTTAGCAGCGCATGTACAAGGCATAAGTATTGAAGACATGAAAGCGGCATTGGAAACTTTTATTCCATCCGCATCCCAAACACCAGGGCGACTTAATTTATTTGAATTTAATGATTTTTCCATATTATTGGACTATGCGCATAACCCAGCAGGAATGCGTGCCCTTCATAAATTTATGGATAATTTGAATGCCACGGTTAAAGTGGGAATTATAGCAGGGATAGGTGATAGGCGCGTGGAGGATAATAATGAAATGGGCAGTATTGCAGCAGACATGTTTGATGAAATTATTATCAGACAAGACAAGCATTTGCGCGGAAAGACGGAAGAGGAACTTATTAAAATGCTTGACGACGGTATTAAAATGAGAGATCCCAATAAAAAGACAACGATTATTCCATCAGAAAAAGAGGCTATAACGTATGCGGTAAAGAATGCTGTTAAAGGGTCGCTTATCGTATTATGTAGTGATGTTATTCCCGATGCTTTACAATTGGTACAAGAATTGAAAGATAAAGAAGCCAAAGGGGAACTGATGTTCAGCGAATAGTATATTTAGCTTTTAGATGAATCCAATCAGAATATTCAAATAAACAATAATCTGATTGGATTTTCTTATTTGTAAAAGGATTAGTTAGTATCAAGTTCTTGTCCGAATTGTAATTTGTAGCCATTACAATCGTAAATAGTAAACTCGCGCATCCCATGATCTAAACTTTCAATAGGATTACAGATATCGACCTTATCTTTTAAGATTTGCCAAAGTACATCAACATCATCAGATTGAATAAACAAACTACCCGTTAGTTTTGTCTCTGGACTCGTTTCTTTATCTGTTCGATTGGAAAACATAATGACCACATCATCTTTCTGAATAACTGCCCATTCATTTTTTACACGATCTAAACATTGAAAATCCAGATTGATTTCGTAAAAACGTATCGTTTCGTCCATGTTATCAACTTCTAACATTGGGGTCAGGTGGTTAAAGGCCATATTGATTTTTGATTGTTTTATTGCCAAACAATTGAGCGTCGACGTTCGATCGCTTGTCTGGTGAGAGATTCTTCAATCCATTAGGAATGGTAATATTGGAATACCTATGATAATTAACAATTATTTCTGTATGTAGTTTAACAGAATGGAGGAGGTGGCAATCCTTTTGTGTTGAAAGAATTAACATCTCTTTTATGCAAGAAAGAAATAAGATACTCGACAAAAGAGAAAAAGCTAATACAGGATTCATTATAAATACATGCTTATCATGAAGCTCCTAATATACTAAAATACAATACAAACCAGTAATTTGAATAAAGCTAATTCTGAAAACCATTGTAATTTCGAAATTTGTAAGCTTTTCTAATAGAGTTCATTTTAAAAATAGTAACCTAA encodes the following:
- a CDS encoding cyanophycinase, translated to MSMIKGTLIPIGGNEDKGIVENEMYTLDFIDEGILAYVVEEAGGHDAKIVVIPTASSIPVEIGKNYLTAFNTLGCNNVTILDIRSQEDAEKEDAIALIKNADCVMFSGGNQSKITNFIGTTTIHTILLDRYKNETGFVIAGTSAGAMAMTHEMISGGSPKEAFIKGAVSMYKGLGFIPELIIDTHFIRRGRFGRQSEAVAKFPNLIGIGLAEDTGLIIKNGNNCTVIGSGMIIVFDGSKLTHNNEKVLDEGTPMTMANLRVHVLSNGDMYDIQNRSVSVLPIESPFI
- a CDS encoding VOC family protein, with amino-acid sequence MAFNHLTPMLEVDNMDETIRFYEINLDFQCLDRVKNEWAVIQKDDVVIMFSNRTDKETSPETKLTGSLFIQSDDVDVLWQILKDKVDICNPIESLDHGMREFTIYDCNGYKLQFGQELDTN
- the cphA gene encoding cyanophycin synthetase gives rise to the protein MKIIDINAMRGPNYWSVRRHKLIVMVLDLEAMEAYPTNKVPGFSDRLKAMFPSMYAHRCSEGCEGGFFMRVDEGTWMGHVIEHIALEIQSLAGMDTGFGRTRGYGEEGVYNVVFSYIEESVGRYAAEVSVKICEALIAAKEYDLDYDIQHMRELRESERLGPSTGSIVEEADSRGIPWIRLNKYSLCQLGYGANQKRIQATVTSETSSIGVELACDKEDTKYLLEQAEVEVPRGDIISKESSLEDACRYVGFPLVIKPIDGNHGRGITVDVQNYEDALVGFHAAREVSRRVIVEKYITGEDYRLLVINNRLVAAAKRTPAHVVGDGESTVEQLIDRINRDPRRGYGHEKELTQITINDLTKTIIADAGYALDSVLEKDEKLILKDTANLSTGGTAEDVTDILHPANVSMAERISKIIDLDICGIDVMTTDITQPLSETGGAILEVNAGPGFRMHLAPTTGLPRNVAAPVIDKLFPQGNTGRIPIVAITGTNGKTTTSRLIAHIAKMKGYRVGYTTSDGVYIQNRLLMKGDCTGPSSAEFVLKDPTVNFAVLECARGGLLRAGLGFSHCDVGIVTNVAADHLGLKGIHTVGQLAKVKGVIPETVLPSGYAILNADDDLVYDMRRSLECNVALFSMDEENPRIKAMQRLNGVTAVFENGYVTICRGQWKMRIMKVENIPLTYGGKATFMIQNVLAAILAAHVQGISIEDMKAALETFIPSASQTPGRLNLFEFNDFSILLDYAHNPAGMRALHKFMDNLNATVKVGIIAGIGDRRVEDNNEMGSIAADMFDEIIIRQDKHLRGKTEEELIKMLDDGIKMRDPNKKTTIIPSEKEAITYAVKNAVKGSLIVLCSDVIPDALQLVQELKDKEAKGELMFSE